TTTCCactcctcctgttcctcctgctTGGCGATGCCCAGtctgtcctgcagctcctcaaTCAAGCGATCTTGGGACTCTGACTTGTGAAAGATCGCAGGACCTAGCTTACGCCTTGGAGAGAGGTCCCGATTCATGGGATGCACATTCGAGGTCTCTTTTGTCCTCTTGATTAAAGACTTAATCTAAATGACAAAGGTAACAGTGtcagcagagaagagcaaggTAGGGGCAAGCCTCAAGATGCAACAGCACAAACTCAGGCTATTAGTGACAGCTGtgagcagagcaggaagagTGATGACATTTCTTCCACAATGCCAAAACTCCTTTTGGCACAgcccagaacagtgactcagTGCAAGGAAAAACCCCGTAAGGATAATCACTGCAGCCAAAAATAACTATctagaaaaggaagggaaagattACCCAGCAGGAAGCCAAGATAGGAGGTGCAGCACGACCGCTCCGCAGAGCATTAAAGAACCCTCAGCATCGCAGGGACACGCAGCAGCCTCTCTGTGTCTGCCCTTTGCAGGGAGAAGGCTCTGGGTCAGAGATGGCTGGTGCACAGAGCACACTTGCAGGGTTGGAAGGAACACTGACTGGTCTGGCAACAAGACCTAAAAAGGCTCAacagagcagaggagctgccaTCCCAAGTCAGGAACAACCTCCAGAGGCATGAAGCAGCCCTTCAACTTTTCAGAGGCCATTTGCCTTGTTCCAGTCAGGGAATAAAACTCCCTTTCACAGGGCAGTCCCTGCAGCCTGCCGTGCTCTGTCCTGCTCACCGGCATGCAGAGGAGGCCACAGGACAGAGCAGGGGACCTGACACATCCATGACACGCAGCTGGGCACTGCATGCTGTTAGTGTGGGTGAGCCCGGGCGCTCTCACAGCACACACAAACGTTAGTGAGCTGTCAGCTCAGGCCTGGACTCATCCTGCTCCTGCATTTGTGCGGTGCCTGCCTGGCCCGATGCAGAGATCCTCTCAATGGGTGGTTTGGAGACGTGCAGCTGATCCCAGTCGGCTTTCCAAGGGTTTTCAGGAGGTTGGGGAGCAACCGCAGAGCTTGTGAACTGCTCGTTTTCCTGCTCTCCTCTGGCTTTGGTCatgggagcagctcctgccttccgagttctccctctgctctgcctcttctGGCCCAGATCAGGACAGCCATCTACTTGGATTTCACGTGGAGCTTTTAGCTCCTGTCCTTGCTCCACAACAAATCCCAACTGTTTTTTAGTGTCTGGGAAGATGTCCCGCCGATCCAGGGCCGTGACAGAAGGTTCACACACAGGACTCAAAACCCTCTCATGCTTTGCATGTACTTCTGGCAGATGCTCGGCCAGCTCCAGGGCCCAGAGCTCATCTAAAGCTGTTTCCACACTTCTGCCCTGAGAAGGAAGGGCTGAATTATCCCTGAATGCTCCCTGCTGGCCCGGGTCTTTTGCTATCTGCCCGTTCCCTTGACCAGTATTTGAGATCGGGACACTTGAAATTTTGGGGTCTGTTCTCTGCTCCTTTTTCTCACTCTCTTTTGCCAACTCCAGGCCTTGTGCCTCCACCTCAGCAGACCTACACAGAAACTCCACGCTGGAAGCTGGCACGGCCTGGGAAGCCTTTCTAGATGAGTCAGGCTTTCTGCTCAGCCTAACCAAGCCTGCAGAGGTCAACTGCTCCCCACGAGCAGCAGAAGAGACACGCGGAGGGGGCACAGGGACCGTTTGTGGCAAAGAAGGCACGCGTGTAGGAGCAGCAGAATGCCCTGAAGCAGGCAGAACTACAACGTGactgccttccccagctgaggGGGCAGATGTTGGTGCTGCCAAGTCCCCGCTGTGACTCGCAGAAGGGCGTTTGGAAGAGCAAAGCACTGCTAAGCTGTGATGAGAGTCGCTGGAGTCTGCGTCTGCTGAGCTGGGAACTGGTTCTGGGGAGGGCTCAGAAATCAGAGAGATAGTGGAACTAGTCTGCAAGAAAGGAGACAGAaggaacaaggagaaaaaaacagacagaagaaagggaaaaaataagcacGGTATACAGCATTGTAACAACTGTGACCTCCAAATCAAAGAGCCATGTCAGTCCAGAGTCTTACATCAGAGAACGAGGAATGAGAACGAGATATCAAAGAGCAGAACTAACGTGACAGCGTGTTGATCTTTGCATGAGATCACAGGATATGAAGCTCTACAGCCATCAAGGTCCTTTTTCTATGCTGTCCTCCTAAGCAACACCTCGTGCTCACCTACAGCTGTGATGGGGGCACGCGACAGCTGCCAGGAAGCCAGCAACAAACCCAGGAATGCCTGGACTCTGAGTAAAGGTCAGATTAGCAATTTACTCATAGCCAGCCATGTAGATTTTACATTTCGAAGctgaaaaaaagcaatcaatGAATAGAACAAACCCTGACATTCTTCTTCTTGATACACTAACAGTGTGCTGCAGTTGGTTATGTTcatgcaatgaaaacaaagctccAGGGCAAGCACAGCAAGAACAGATGACATGGGCTTTGTTCTACCCACATCATTAATCTCACCTTGGACGTGACACACGCTGAATCTCAACAAGCCTGGCAGTCGCTCCATGCCCTTGCAAACTCTGCTTTGATTGTGGCCTAAGGGGAACAGGCTAATCTAGCCATCTCCACATTTACATGGTAACAAAATCAGTATTAATTTTAATCCAAAATACACTCTAACAAGAGTGACTGATACCAAGTTTTTGGTTCTCCTTGACTAGAgggtgttttaaaaacaaaagattgTGGATGCTCCTTTCCCTGTTTCCAGTGGCTCCTGGCTGAGCTCTAGGAGACAAGTTggtatttctccttttccttacAAAAAGGCAATCAGAACAGCAGGTTAGCCAGGCCAACTTCAGGCCAATGCTGTCCTGCCAGTTTTAAAAACCTTGCCTAAGGATTCCCACATCCAACAGCTATCAAGAGCTGCTCTGATTCTTCACCACACTTTCCAAAGAAGCTTTAAGAAGTTCGATGCTCACATTCTAACGTAGCAGGGCTTTCTAACCTTTCTAAGCCTGTGCACAGTATCTCAGCCTTTACTTACCTTTCTGGGACACTTGCCATGAATTGACGGCTAAAATTAACCAGAACATACACAAAATTTGCCAGAAGGTGGAAAAGACATATACCTTCAGCTGGCCTATGCAGCTACCATCCCAAGGGGTCAGGAGCTGGCAAGCACACAAATCTGTGAAGTCACAGCAGTAGCGCTACAGGGAGACCGCTTGAAACATGGTAGGGAACCACAATTCATCACAGGTTGCTCCTCCTTTCAGGGAGCACAGCAAGATGAGAAAAACTAGCAAGTACACTCCTCAGTTAAAATAACAAGTTAGCCAATATTGCCCTCCTCTGTATTTATACCCCCCAGATATACCCATAAAAGCAACCATTTTTTATGCTACGGTTCATATTTACTCATTTCTAGACTTTCTAAAATTAAAGCCGGTCATTTTGACAGCAAGACTGTCATTTTGCTCAGAAGCAAGTATTTCCAGCCTGTTAAAAACACACAAGCTCTAAATTCAGAGCAAGGTTGCACACACAGCAGTTCACGGCTAAAGGCACCTCACCACGCAGCAAGCAGGCATCGTATTACACAGGAGTGGCAGAGGCTGAAAAACCAAGTGCATTAAGTAATCTCCATGGCCGCTGATGAGCTAGATAACCAAAAATCAAATGGATTCTGTAAGCAAAGAGAATGAGCAACTCattaaagtgagaaaaatgaTGATAAAACGTATCAGTCTGTTACAGCAGCTTTTACCCTGGGGTATGAGGGAAATTAAACATCAGTGTTGCCACTTCTCCCACCCCCATCTGCTGGAACTTGCAGTTGAACCAGCTCCAGCTAATTGCATACTGGACTCgttttttctgtcctatttcTTGCAGCCCCACACAGGTCTGGCACTCGAACAACAGCCTTTCATCTTGCACTTTTAGGAAAGACTCCACTTCTCTCCCTTCCATCCTGCCACTGGAACAGACCACAAGTCCATTTTTACAGACAAGCTAACACCACTAGCTGGCACAAGTACGggaggtaaaaacaaacaaaaaggactgAAGGGAAAATGAAGCAACAAGGAGAACAGGAAGAAGGAGAGCAGCTGTTAAAAACAGCCATTATATACAGATGAGACTTACAAAAATCCTAACACTGTGTTTATAGAGCTCAAATCTTaaaattttgctgcatttcagcttGTTAAAGTCCAACCAGAAACTAAGCCAGGGAGGAGGGCAGCATACAGAAAGCAGCTAGGCTGTCATGCAATTTTAATGGAGTTACAGAAAGAATCTCAGGCCTTTTTCCCAAGACTGCAAAGCATTTGAACACCCACACTTAGAAACATCCCCTCTTTGtatcttgcaaaaaaaaaaaaaaagtcaatactGGGCATGGGTATTCCCAGTTGTCAAGAGCTCACCAAGGAGCAAAAGGCTTGTGACAACAACCACGCCCAGAGCTTGTTTCTGAGCCCTGATAAAAACAGCAGGGGTACCAGGCCCTGGCACTCCCACAGTATGTAGAAGGAGCAAGGCAAGGtatgctgccagcagcacaggtgGGAGCTCTCCAGCCTCTGAACTGTGCCATTTTGCAAACAGATTGAACAGATAGCCGTGGTTATCCTGCACTCTACCTCAGGACctaatatggagaaaaaaaagcaacaggaagGTGTCAACGTTTGCAGTTGACTAAATACAAACTACACTATGTCCAGAGCAAACAGTGAGTAACTCGTTGATTCTCACTAAATTGTGTACATGAGTCACAGACCATAGCCTGAATTAAATCCCAGCAAGTACAGGGCCAGTAAAGTCCCGTGGAGCATACACGCTGCTCGCTGCTGGGTTCTGAGCTCACACGCTTGGTCAAAACTCCGGGTATTGTAGGGATCTCCATGAAATCCACAGCATACTTTGGAAGTACTCACATGAATGTGGCACAGAGGGAACGACCAccacaaataacaacaaagctGTGTCTGAATGTCCTGTTTACTTCTCACAAAGTGTTGCTCAGCTCTGTCTGCCTCACACCTAAACTCCTGGTAGGAGGAGATGGAGTGCAGCACAGGCAAGAAACACCAAGCACCAGCACCATGTGAGTAAGGGACTTGCTTAGGATTACAAAGCAAACTTACACGTGCTTGTAAGAAAGGCACACCCAATAATGACAACATACAGAATGTGTTAGGTATTTGCTTCTCCACCTCTCTCAGAATAAATTCAAGTGAATAATTCAGCAAGGCTTTAAGTGAACCAGCTGAAAGTAGAAAGCAAGATCATTTTTTGCTATGATTGTGGGTAAATGAAATAGCATGAAAATAAACTCCAGTTAATCACTTAGTGTCAGAATGATAGCATACTTCTATGAATAAGAAATGTCTGCGTTTATAAATCATCCAAAGACGTATGCCAAAAATTTCATCAAGATGACCACAGACAAGTTACTCCCCTGCTCATCCTATTATGGGATTTTCTATGTGCCACTCACAACTGAAGCACCGGTAGCAGTTCCTTTCCAGTGCAATAGGTTGACTTGTAAACACAATTCTGAACACTGTTTGCTATCCTCCACTCCCCAAGAAGCTCAGCCTTTAACTCTTTTTTGAGCTGAACAAGTAATACTGTTTTCAGGTGGAAACCTTTGAAGCCTCCAGCTGTTTGATGCAAAGGCTTTGGTGTTCGTACCACATGCCTTCAAGCCCCTAACACACCCTCCTCAGGGAAAGCACATCAGGGTAAAAATGCATTCCAGAGGGGGCCATCCCATAGAACAGGAGAGCCTGGTCTCTGTCAATAAGCAGATGGTGTCCCATGCTCCCCTACTTCTTGTTAAGTTGCAGTACAGCAAAATAATTCACCCTGCACTGAGCAGTAACTGAGCTCATTATCTTTGCCAAACACAGACAAACTGCaggatggaaggaaaaacagaccCCAGAACTGCCTTACCCATGCCAGTGATGAGAATTTATAGAAGTCAAGAACCTACAGCAGCACACAAAGTGCAAATAACCCCAGAGGAACTTTTTCCGAGTAAGGATGAGAGGTAAAGAGGCCATTTGGGAGACCAAATAAGGTCAGCAGACGCGGCCAACTGGCAAGAGACTCTGGACATGGGGAGGGACAAGATGAAGCATAAGTTGTGAAGATGGGGCACCTTAAAGTCGGAGAGGGAGGCCATCAGCTCATCCAGTTCTCGTGTAGCTGAAGAAGCAGATATACGGGTCTGCTGTTGGCTGGCAGTGACGCGCTGGGGGCTGCTCACTTCTCCTTGGCTCACAGTGATTGCAGggctgacaagaaaaaaaagaaaaagagtgcATGTAGGTACAGGGGAGCCCTCCTAGACTGAAAGTCCCACTGTTCCCCCAAaacaagcacagcacagcaactttcaccagcacagccccccccggccAGCCCTTCTCCCAGATCCAACCTCCACACCACACAGACGTCTCCTCTCTCTGCCACATCTAACGAGCGTACATGCACATACACCTCAGCCATGAAGGCAGGGACTGTGACCAAACATTTCTTTCACCAGACAGCGGGTATCTGTGATCAATTATAAACCCAAGTTCAGCATGCTGCTAGTGACataatgtgttattttttccatccagGAAGAGATGCAGTAGATAGAAGAGCACCAGCATCCTCACATGCCTGTTGAATTTCCCACCCTTCAGACAAATCCCATCTTGTCCATTACTGCCCTGCAGCATCTGTCCCTCCCCTACCTCACTACTCCCACAAGAGCCCGTCCAGTCCCAGAGAAGCCAGCAGCCCCCAAAGCACCACTTACACTGGACTTGGCACTGAGCTCTCCAGCTCATCCAGCAGGCTCTCCACACTGGGACGCACGTCCTCGATCCCACGCCCGCCATTCCgctttggtttttcttttgtagggGGTGCAGCCTTCCCtcccacagagctgctgctctctgggaTGACATAGTGGGGTCCAGTCACGCCGGGCAGTGATGGGCTTCTGCTGGCCTCGTCTTTAGAAAGGGGGAGCAGAAAAGAGTAGCTCAGACACATAGGTCCAGATGTACACGCAGATCAGAGGGAAGAGCAATGTGCTGCCCAGAAACCTTGTGGAATTTCCATCTCTGAGGATATTCAACACTTAAATGCACAAGGACTTGAGCAGCATAATCTAACTTTGAAAGTGTGCAGTTAGAGCCAATTTTAAAATTGAACCAAGTTTGAGTATGGTGCTGGACCTCAAGAGATCCCACCCATGCTAAATGAGTCTTCGACTGGGGCTTGGAGGCATCTCCCTCAGAAGGGATGTTGGAAGGAGAAAGTAGGCTATTACTTTGGGAAGCAAACTATCTGCTAATACCAAACGTCTTCCTACTCCTTACCTGCTGGGAAGCCACTTGGGGGATTATGTTGAACAGCATTCAGTTCCAGGAGAAGCCTGTCCAGTTCTGAGAGGttgctgcccagagaggtgctgGTCATGGTGGGAGATGGTTCTGCAGACTTCTGCTTGTTTGGGAAACTAAAAATAACAGAGAAGCACAAAACTTCTAATTCAAGATACAGCAGAAGAATGGAGGGAAATCTGTGTTAGGTTGGTAGAGTTTACACATGTATTGTGTGATTTTCAAACTGGGGCTTCTAGACCAGTGGTGAAAGATGACGCATGCTTTGTGAAGTGACCAtcaacagagctgctgcttaGCCACAGCTTCAGTTTGCTCAGCCACCTCTTCATTTGTCAGTTACAAAGAAACAGCACTGATAGACAGGGGCTTGGATTTTCAGGACCGCGTGCTGCACAGCCCTGTAGCAAAGAGTTAACTGTCTGCAGATCCAAGAtgcacagaacagcagcagaaccATTAGCTGGCATACGGGAAAATTACTTGTTTCTGCTGACATCACAGCGAGCAGCAAATAACTCCTCTGAAACAAGGGGATGCAGGGCCAGCACAGACTGGAGAGGAGGCAAAGTACAAATCTCAAGCTAGCAACAAAAAGCCAAAAGTGGCAGGTTACGTGGCAACCTTTTGCAGCACACAAGGTCTCTTTTCAAGTCCTCAAACCTTTAATTGGGGGAATTGTAACCAATTTATAAGGAAGtaatttgaaagcattttccaCCACGTTAAACACAGGCCTTTAAAGTTTACCTACACAGGAGCACATATAAAGCACTAGCTGCAATTACTGCTTACCCTGTCAGGGTGATCCCACTTAGCTACACACAATTGCaagctgtttcaaagcaaaactgagGACAACTGAGGACTCGTCCAGTGATTTCTACAGTAACTACACTGTAATAACAGTCTTCCCATCATCAATGGCAAGGAAGTACTTTTCTCCAAGTAGACAAATAACTCGTAATGCTCTAGAGGTTCTTATTGCATCAAAAAGATGCTTTCCAAATGCAAAAAgggattttctgtttcctgcaaATTCCCAGATCCTGCTCAGAAAGTTAATCCAAGACAGGCTTTAGCACTCTGACACCTATTGCACCAGCGACAACTATTAAATTCCATAAAGGCAGttcttatctttcttttcagactgaaaacaaaGTCCACAAATGCAGCCTGAGGAAGGTGTACTTCATCCTGGCCCAAGCACACAAGCTGCAATTCAGACCAGAACCAGGCCATGCCAGGCCCTTTTACAGGAGGATTCAGGGCCCTAATTATCTTCATTTTGTACTAATTGCACGCAGCCCTCTGAAAAAACTGCAATTACTGCCTCCATTGGGCCATCTCTGGTTACGCCTGGTTCTACCCAGAAGTAGTTCTGGTTGCGAGCAACTTTCTGCTCAGCAGGAAGAGCTAGGCGTGGTTAGAGCACGACACCAGCAAAACACCACTGTAAAAAGGCACTGGGAACAGAGTGCATTGCATGGGGCCGGCAGAGATGAAGTCCTGaccacctcttcctccctctctcagCCCCGTGTCAGCACAACAAACAGGACTACCCATACAGGCTGCCCCACCAACCTCCGAGCTGTCTTTGTGAGTATAAAGCAAAAAGTAGTCAGTAGCAGTGACAGGGAGGTTCTGAAgcctttgttaaaaaaaaaaatgtcaatttaCATAAAAATTCCAATCATCGTGCACCCTGCCAGGTGACGGGTAACTGAGCTCCCTGAGACAACTGACTCAAAGGCCACCCACCTCCTCGAGAACTTTGGGGATGGATTTGTCCCTTGTCCCTGGATTGTAACCCTCAACCCAATCCAGATCCAGTCCTGTCTGATGGATCCTAAACCTCTCCTACAGCTGAGCAAACTAAAGGCCCACATTAACACTTGAAGCAGGTACAAAAGGTACTGTAGCCCCTTACAAACAAGCTAACAAAACCCAACACCAGGCAGCAGAACATATACAAGGAGCAGAGTGTTTGTTTCCAATTACAGAAGGCAGCTCGAGCTGTGAGTCAGGCTTCTCCATCAATGGGGACAAGATACCTGTAGACGTGTTCCTCTTCACTGGCACGAGGAGAAGGAGAGCTGAGCCCGTCCCTAGGAACGGAGGCACTGGAGCTTTTGGCACTAGAGCTGTATATAGGCGACTGGGACTGAGGCTGTGGGAATGAGACTTGTGTTAGGAACAGAAAACaccacacaagcacacacaccgtgctgcaaccccacacaccGCAGGAGAAAGCCCAGCAGCACAACAATTGTCTGTTAGGCAGCCAAGCCAGCCTCCAGGAGAGGAGCTACACCAGGAGCCCCCCACTTGCCTCGGACATGCCTCCGAGTTGCAGATCTGCGCTGGAaacccccagcctgcaggacGGGTGACTAACACTAATGTCATCATGCTACCACTGCTGAAACAACGACAGTGGGTTTCAAGTtcttcttcagcattttttccGACTGGTTAGCTCTATTAAAAACCTCCACATCCCCCCATTTCCCCTCTCTGTGCTTATCCAACCTTATCCTCACATCTCACTATTCCTTCCCCTCATCTGCATCCTTGAGAGGACTGCAGCACGCAAACAAGCAGGCACCTTCCCCATCTCCATCGCCACGCGCTCACTCACTTGCTGGTGGACGTATCTGGACACGTTGGGCTGCCACTGGTCCAAGGGGTCGATCACAGTGCCATTTAGGGCCTCGCTGGAGGGCGGCGGGGGCACTGGAGGTGGCACAGCGATCTCCTGGTACGTGTGGTTTCCAGTTGGATAGGAGTACGGCGTTTCCTCCGTTAGAAACACCGGGCGCTTGGAGATATGCGAGGTGGTGGATTCCAGGTCTGCCAGTAAGGCgtctgcagaaaggaagaaaaaaacaaaaacggtGAAATCCTGGACAACAGCGTTTTCTCTTTCGTCTCGTTATTCAGAATGTCTGCATCAGAAGGTATTTGGGAAGAGTCTTCATCTAGGGTGATCTGCTAAATGCACTGTGAAACACCGCTGCAGCTCAGGGCTTCcagtacaaagaaaaacatcaagGGGAAACAGAGCAGCCAGAAAAAACTCGGTCAGCCTCAGATTTTTGTCTTAACTGGGAAGCCACCCAGCACGAAGGACCCGCAGCCTCGCTGCGCCCTGCAGAAGAGCAGCCAAGGAGGAACCTGCCTAGAGATTGACCCGCAACAGGATATTGACACAGGCTAATTACAGGCCCCACATCATCACCGAGTCATTTCACGTGGCCGCAGGcactgctttctgcaggaaaCAAGATCTCGGGAGGGGCTTTCTCCAGAGTTTCAGGCGCTGCAAGAAGCATGCAACTTTCAAATTAGCCCATCGGCGTGGCAGCGGGACTATGTTCTTCGGCTTTCCTAACAAAAATCCCCCTCGGTACATCACACAAACAGTTAACTGGTTTCCAGAGCCTGCCAGGTAAACACAGTTTCTTCTCCTGGAAACAATTCTCAGCTCGCTGGGTGGAGCCTGCTCACAAATtcctgaagagaagaaaaaaaaaaaacttccatcCGCTAGAAACACCGGCACTGGTGCCAGGCAGAGGAACCCACGTCACAAGGTTAGCACCTCTCGGAAACCTCAGAGCAGGGAAAATGCTCCCCCCTCACCAACGGGACAAGGCAACCCACCCCTCTGGGGTTCTCCCCGCACCCTCTCCTTCGCCCAGCCCGCTCCCCACGCTCCTCTGCTGTGACTCACGGCAAATCCCAGCTCGTGGGGTGTCCGTGAGCCACCCTGCAGGGAAACTCCAGTGACTGCAGGTCTGCACCATGCATGTTTTCGGCAGAAAGCCCGGCTGGCCGggtgcctgcaggcaggggcacacctctgcagggctgctcagaGAGGAGCCAGCCCGCTAGGACGTGGGTGCCCTCCGGTACAAGGGCATCAGGACGCACCTGGAAGCTTCTGTGTGGGATGTGCGGTTCAGCCAGACACCAGGAAGAAAACTTTGGGAAACTTTTGGGAGGAGAAGCCCTCGGAAGCCCCCTTACTGGCACCAACCCTCCCTCTGCTCAGTGCCAGACCCCACTGCCTTTGAGTTTTTGGGGCTGAGGACCACAGTTGGGGACCCAGCCAGGGTCtcaaggagctgcagggacCAGGAGGCACCCAACAAGCTGTGGGGCACGCTGGCCCTAACAGCAGGCACCTGCCAGCTCCAAGCCCTTTCCCGAGCTGAGCAGCCCACAGCAGCCACGGCACTGGGCAGCCCTTCAGAAACCACGCTCGAGGGTCAGATGGAGGACGGCGTTATCGCACTGCGAGACGAGAAGGGTGCTGCTTCTATGCCCACTCTCTTCCACCAACTAAAGCAttgtaaaagggaaaagagaaaaaagcagcagtccTGCCCTCAGAGAACATAATACAGCCAGCAGCAAATTAAATCCTGCGGTAAATTAACTCTGTGCACCACTTGTTTAGCCAGGAAAATTCCCCAAAGCATTTAAGCCAGGGGCATCCTCCTAGGGGGACCAAAATACCCCAGAATTGGATTCTCTGTCGGGATACAagcttgctgcagctggggaaaaaggAGTTTAGGCttctttttaagcaaaagaaGGGCTGGCGGACTCCACAGGGGAAGGCACGTACCTCGCGGGGACCGAGGAGCCGCGATTCCTTGGCGCGGGCAGGTCCTGTGACGGGAGGTTTGGTGCACAcagctccagagcagggctaccCAGAAGGAGGGGTTTGTGCTGCTCCCCGCCAATGGCAGAGGCAAATCAAACTCCACCAGGAAGTAAAAATCCCCGGGAGGGCGGccggctcctccagccctgcaagGGGCACCCCAAATCTCTTTTCcaccctccagcccctgccctcgcTGCGGGGCAGACGGATGTAACCATCTCACCACAAAATTCACCTCCTcaggccagcagctctgctgagtgAGCCACTGGACAGAAATCCAAGAAACCCGCTGCTTTTTCCTGACGGCACACAGGAGTTCAGCTAAATGGAGCTTTTCACCCCGCCAAGCCCGCAGCAGAGGGGtctggagctgccaggagccccAGGCTGCGAAGGAGTTAAGGAGAGGACACGGCAGTTAATGATTAACTTCCCCCATGCCCTCCCCCTTCCAGACTTGAGCAAACAAGGCAGAGCGAGGAACAGGAAgcggagggaggagaaaaggctGGGGAAGGAATCGCTGCCGTCCTCCAGATGCCTCAACTTCCCAGCTGGGCCCAAGGCAGGAGTGCACGGCCCCAGCAGACACCAGTTTCCCCATAGCACAGGGCCTTGCCCCACACCAGCCTGCCCAGAGCCACCTCACCATGCCGGGAAGCTCGTCCCCAGCCACGCTGCAAACAGCCGAGGGGATTAATATTGAGGGGATTAACACCCAGGGGCTCGACGTTTTGATGCCCACGCAGCACCGTGTGCTCGTTTGGGATCCACACACCTTTATAAGGCTATCAGAACATAATGGGAGACAAGGGAAGGGGTaaagaagggattttttttttattattattaatggaATAAAGGCCCACTGCtcccttctgtctttcagaaaaGGACCACGGGGACCAGACAGCCCTAACTCAACGAACTGTAACAAAGGAGCCGTGCCTCACACAGCGCTGTCACTGCGGTGCCTGCTCCGTAAATAGAAGTACTCGGTCCCTCAGCAGAAATAGCAAAGGCTCGATCGATTTCCTGGGGAATGAACCGGTCCTACTCAGGGCAGCCCCTGCGGCACAGCGCTGCAGGAGGTGTAAAAGCAGCCTGAGCCccgctcagcccccagcccagggaaggaggcagccGTCAGAGGGCACCACCACATCCTCACCGGGATGGAGCAAGGAAACCGGGCAGCACCGGCCAGCTTGGCACTGACCCCACCTGGCTTGGTCAGCCCTACAGCAGGGGCACAACGCCCcgtgtgctgcagctccccagcacgcACTGTGGCACCTCGGGGTATTTGCTGAAATACCACCAGCCCCAACACTCCCGCTCGGTGTCATCCACGTGCTGCAGGAGATGTCGTAGCACAGAATCagtcctcttcctcctcctcctcctccctccacgGAGCAATCCAAGCACCGTGCTCAGGTGACAGCACACTGGGGCCGAGGGCTGCTCAACCCACAccctccccagcagggcaggacacTGCCTTCGTGCTCAAGGGGCTCTTCTGTACTGGTTTTTCTGCGGAGGAGGGACAGTGCCAGCCACCCCGC
This genomic stretch from Anas acuta chromosome 17, bAnaAcu1.1, whole genome shotgun sequence harbors:
- the PXN gene encoding paxillin isoform X1; its protein translation is MALRCVAHAGSCSRALPQESSWGTGRPVLAPDGAGVLWGWGQEALHPGSPPDPSRLPSVRVGGSALCGCAWSLTGSSRHALLADLESTTSHISKRPVFLTEETPYSYPTGNHTYQEIAVPPPVPPPPSSEALNGTVIDPLDQWQPNVSRYVHQQPQSQSPIYSSSAKSSSASVPRDGLSSPSPRASEEEHVYSFPNKQKSAEPSPTMTSTSLGSNLSELDRLLLELNAVQHNPPSGFPADEASRSPSLPGVTGPHYVIPESSSSVGGKAAPPTKEKPKRNGGRGIEDVRPSVESLLDELESSVPSPVPAITVSQGEVSSPQRVTASQQQTRISASSATRELDELMASLSDFKTSSTISLISEPSPEPVPSSADADSSDSHHSLAVLCSSKRPSASHSGDLAAPTSAPSAGEGSHVVVLPASGHSAAPTRVPSLPQTVPVPPPRVSSAARGEQLTSAGLVRLSRKPDSSRKASQAVPASSVEFLCRSAEVEAQGLELAKESEKKEQRTDPKISSVPISNTGQGNGQIAKDPGQQGAFRDNSALPSQGRSVETALDELWALELAEHLPEVHAKHERVLSPVCEPSVTALDRRDIFPDTKKQLGFVVEQGQELKAPREIQVDGCPDLGQKRQSRGRTRKAGAAPMTKARGEQENEQFTSSAVAPQPPENPWKADWDQLHVSKPPIERISASGQIKSLIKRTKETSNVHPMNRDLSPRRKLGPAIFHKSESQDRLIEELQDRLGIAKQEEQEEWKSQDDWLTEGVVITATPQGEEQNGGQQVEKVVFPPESPHPPRRTVSVSASPPLQPSTEAAKTAPAHAAAPRVPGPTPLLPLPPQPSHPPSTSAPPPASSSSFSLAPQPLFQWETSADDYHELSGGGTPPSEDPGHSSPQPWTPSTKTVVSVGCQTEDEAFFPQMQVTSAPPLVGSASLLAAPAPLGAPSPEKFMAQGKAGSSSPPSTTPKPGSQLDTMLGSLQSDLNKLGVATVAKGVCGACKKPIAGQVVTAMGKTWHPEHFVCTHCQEEIGSRNFFERDGQPYCEKDYHNLFSPRCYYCNGPILDKVVTALDRTWHPEHFFCAQCGAFFGPEGFHEKDGKAYCRKDYFDMFAPKCGGCARAILENYISALNTLWHPECFVCRECFTPFINGSFFEHDGQPYCEVHYHERRGSLCSGCQKPITGRCITAMGKKFHPEHFVCAFCLKQLNKGTFKEQNDKPYCQNCFLKLFC